In Brettanomyces bruxellensis chromosome 8, complete sequence, a genomic segment contains:
- a CDS encoding uncharacterized protein (CAZy:GH5_49~CAZy:GH5_50~CAZy:GH5_9~CAZy:GH5_14~CAZy:GH5~CAZy:GH5_15~CAZy:GH5_45~CAZy:GH5_22), producing MFDQLKLRLSSSGTICGANPAIGNEAKPTIKQIYESRQNFGVNFGSLFVLEKYIYGDMFIENTDVELDAIRKCVKSKGLEWTRQKLENHWNRYCTDEDWEWLKNKGVQSIRIPIGYWMVDGGRFAQGTSFDSVKSVYKNAWTIFIEKYIKKAAQYHISILVDLHALENGANTGQHSGETFSEPGFWKDVKSIDHTCQLLQFLSSSIDKYDNISALQIVNEAPFDNEAKYQKKYYTRAINCIRQSNKSIPIVISDGWWPQQFADWALEKGGAKLGLIIDDHVYRCFSEDDKNKSADQIISDLENTVISGDAPQKADFIVGEYSCVLDGKTWEKTQGNRSEKVREFGNKEVELFQKRACAGYYFWCYKFQYGDGGEWGFRPMIDSGSIPTRNTEPKQPSDSEFKRYLHDFLKGHEDYWNSQNPNEQYEHWRYQDGFTTAWNDSLEFSKFDNSRIGRVNSWKAARRAQYVHNKGESRFLWEWEQGFDKALEVFQNL from the coding sequence ATGTTTGATCAATTAAAATTGAGATTGAGCTCTAGTGGTACTATTTGTGGAGCTAATCCTGCAATTGGGAATGAAGCTAAGCCGACAATCAAGCAAATTTATGAGAGTAGGCAAAACTTTGGAGTGAATTTTGGTTCCCTATTTGTCTTGGAGAAGTATATATATGGCGATATgtttattgaaaataccGATGTTGAACTTGATGCCATTAGGAAATGTGTGAAGTCAAAAGGATTGGAATGGACTCGTCAGAAGCTAGAAAATCATTGGAATCGATATTGTACGGATGAAGATTGGGAATGGCTTAAAAACAAAGGGGTTCAGTCAATTAGGATCCCTATTGGTTATTGGATGGTTGATGGTGGAAGATTTGCTCAAGGAACATCTTTTGATTCGGTGAAAAGTGTGTACAAGAATGCATGGACTATTTTTATTGAGAAATACATAAAAAAGGCAGCACAGTACCATATATCCATCTTAGTTGATTTGCATGCATTAGAAAATGGTGCCAACACAGGACAGCATAGTGGTGAGACCTTTTCAGAACCTGGCTTTTGGAAGGATGTCAAAAGTATTGATCACACATGTCAATTACTTCAgttcttatcttcatcaattGACAAATACGACAACATCAGTGCATTGCAAATAGTCAATGAGGCCCCATTTGATAACGAAGCAAAATACCAAAAGAAGTATTATACAAGAGCTATCAATTGTATACGCCAATCTAATAAAAGCATTCCGATCGTCATTAGCGATGGGTGGTGGCCACAACAGTTTGCAGATTGGGCTTTAGAAAAGGGAGGTGCAAAACTTGGCCTCATTATTGATGATCATGTTTATCGATGCTTCTCGGAAGATGATAAGAACAAATCTGCTGATCAAATAATTTCTGATCTTGAAAATACAGTAATCAGCGGTGATGCTCCGCAGAAAGCGGATTTTATTGTTGGTGAATATTCATGTGTTCTTGATGGAAAGACGTGGGAAAAGACTCAAGGGAACAGATCTGAAAAAGTAAGAGAATTTGGTAATAAAGAAGTAGAATTATTCCAGAAGAGAGCTTGTGCTGgttattatttttggtgTTATAAATTTCAGTATGGCGATGGCGGTGAATGGGGATTTAGGCCAATGATAGATTCCGGATCTATTCCTACTAGGAACACCGAGCCAAAACAGCCTTCGGATTCTGAATTCAAAAGATATCTCCAtgattttttaaaaggACACGAGGATTATTGGAATTCGCAAAATCCAAATGAGCAATATGAACACTGGAGGTATCAGGATGGCTTCACGACAGCATGGAATGATTCTCtcgaattttcaaaatttgatAATTCTAGAATTGGTAGGGTTAACAGTTGGAAAGCTGCAAGAAGAGCACAGTATGTCCATAATAAAGGAGAAAGTCGATTTCTTTGGGAATGGGAGCAAGGCTTTGATAAGGCTTTGGAAGTATTTCAAAACTTATAG
- a CDS encoding uncharacterized protein (MEROPS:MER0003909~BUSCO:EOG09260DFH), with protein MNYLRRAMQTSFFKLESNFKLDYAPCSVKKWRSSRTGLELTLISQKSPIVNGYFAVGTEILDDSGCPHTLEHLVFMGSKKYPYKGLLDLLGNMAFSVTNAWTATDQTVYTLTTAGWDGFRMLLPVYLDHILYPKITDAACYTEVYHLDGEAKDKGVVYSEMQAIENQPSFIQGLTAQRTLYKKSGYKSETGGLTKNLRILKNDEIRKYHSENYRPDNLCIIISGPVDEGELLDVMTRVDSELDSLPAVPRKRPFLDSPHDEPLTTLVKKTVEFPDEDESSSEVQFSWIGPDGRDLVMDQAVDILCKYFTSTAVSLFSQHFIEVDEPLATSSDFYSDSFLKTGINIQFSNVPTNEADTFPEKVLKLMNDHCDSKKLDFKRLRDLVEQSRRKYLFSSEKSPDSAINMAIFEALYGNADGSSLEQWLKDLHEYDKLLTWSVDKWAQTYKKYFLNNKPCIVVAKPSAKLYSKLKQENEKLIGDRRAKLGKNGLKDLERKLQEAEAENEKPVPKKIIDKFGQPNPSKIEFIKTTPIAAGLNKDLVNDSSSSVVQDILGDQPANFPLYVHMENIESNFAIINILFSSEVIDKKYLPYSNILRNLLSFPLRNDDGTLTPYDELIKQINQDMLGCVFSSSFQGSFAELFSLKMTIPAENYVKAIDWCYKLLFKTEFDKKRILITLRNAINRLPEVKRSGTVMLGSLMNKVLFTDRSLRKANDVYQNQQFFRDLLKQIETDEGFEKLVSILEKVRSQMFDLANMRVFVVLDHTKIEHPLSSWESFIKKVEEKKGLPGKLVPLPLTSNVLSLDGLNKEKKCFIVTTPGSDSSYMYLQTKVPFEYDSKDAFKIILGAEFFQCVEGPFWKAIRGTGLAYGANMYKNFETGQLTFSIYRGVDTQKCYEAARKVVSDYSNGALAINDEMKRAAVSSVVNMLTNGQSNYFEAATAEFFNINLSRRGQDYSKRLMNEISSISTDDLLYIFNKYFIPVFDPSRSICFISCNPAQEESTTKYFKNIGYKVFVEHVSPSDEDNVDVTEESKL; from the coding sequence ATGAATTATCTTCGAAGAGCCATGCAaacctcttttttcaaacttGAGTCCAACTTTAAACTCGACTATGCCCCATGCTCAGTCAAGAAATGGAGATCATCACGAACTGGCTTAGAGTTGACATTGATTTCTCAAAAATCTCCTATAGTTAATGGATATTTCGCAGTTGGAACTGAAATATTAGATGATAGTGGCTGCCCACATACCTTGGAACATCTTGTTTTTATGGgctcaaaaaaatatccatACAAAGGCTTATTGGATCTTCTTGGAAACATGGCTTTTAGTGTTACAAATGCTTGGACGGCAACTGATCAGACAGTGTATACGTTAACGACTGCTGGATGGGACGGCTTCAGAATGCTTCTTCCAGTTTACTTGGATCATATTTTATATCCAAAGATAACTGATGCAGCTTGTTACACCGAAGTTTATCATTTAGATGGTGAGGCTAAAGATAAAGGTGTTGTCTACTCAGAAATGCAGGCTATTGAAAACCAACCTTCATTTATCCAGGGATTAACTGCTCAAAGAACTTTATACAAAAAATCTGGTTACAAATCCGAAACTGGCGGTTTAACAAAAAATCTaagaattttgaagaatgatgaaatcaGAAAGTATCATTCAGAGAATTATCGCCCAGACAACCTCTGCATTATAATTTCTGGGCCGGTAGATGAGGGTGAGCTTTTAGATGTTATGACCAGGGTCGATTCTGAATTAGATTCATTACCTGCAGTTCCTCGTAAGCGCCCTTTTCTTGATTCACCCCATGATGAACCTCTTACTACGTTGGTTAAGAAGACGGTCGAATTTccagatgaagatgaatcaTCTAGCGAGGTTCAATTTTCATGGATAGGACCGGATGGCAGAGATCTTGTCATGGATCAGGCTGTTGATATATTATGTAAATATTTCACCAGTACTGCTGTTTCTTTATTTAGTCAACATTTTATAGAGGTTGATGAACCTCTTGCCACTAGTTCAGATTTCTACTCGGACAGCTTCTTGAAGACGGGCATTAATATTCAATTTTCCAATGTTCCAACAAATGAAGCTGACACTTTTCCTGAAAAGGTTCTAAAGTTGATGAATGACCATTGCGATTCCAAGAAATTGGATTTCAAAAGATTGAGAGACCTTGTGGAGCAatcgagaagaaaatatcttttctcttcagAAAAGTCTCCAGACAGTGCCATTAATATGGCGATATTTGAGGCCCTGTATGGAAATGCTGATGGATCCAGTCTTGAACAATGGCTAAAGGATTTGCATGAATATGATAAATTATTGACATGGAGTGTGGATAAATGGGCTCAGACTTACAAGAAATActttttgaataataaacCTTGTATAGTTGTCGCAAAACCTTCAGCCAAGCTATATTCAAAGctaaaacaagaaaatgaaaagctAATTGGGGATCGCAGAGCTAAGCTAGGTAAGAATGGACTTAAAGAccttgaaagaaaattacAGGAAGCAGAggcagaaaatgaaaagccTGTTCCtaagaaaataatagaTAAATTTGGACAGCCAAATCCTTCAAAAATCGAGTTTATTAAAACAACACCTATAGCTGCAGGTCTCAATAAGGATTTGGTAAATgactcttcttcctctgtTGTGCAGGACATTCTTGGTGATCAACCTGCAAATTTCCCATTGTATGTCCATATGGAGAATATCGAATCAAACTTTGCTATCATAAACATATTATTCTCATCTGAGGTTATTGATAAAAAGTATTTGCCATACTCGAACATTCTAAGGAATTTACTAAGCTTTCCTTTACGCAACGACGATGGTACATTAACGCCATACGATGAACTCATAAAGCAGATAAATCAGGATATGCTTGGTTGTGTATTTTCATCGTCCTTCCAGGGATCATTTGCCGAATTGTTTAGCTTGAAAATGACTATCCCCGCAGAAAATTACGTAAAGGCCATTGACTGGTGTTACAAGCTTTTATTCAAAACCGAGTTTGATAAAAAGCGTATTTTAATTACATTGCGAAATGCAATAAATAGATTGCCTGAAGTTAAAAGAAGTGGAACAGTGATGCTTGGTTCGTTAATGAACAAGGTTTTATTTACAGACAGATCTTTGCGAAAAGCTAACGATGTTtatcaaaatcaacaattttttaGGGATCTTCTTAAGCAGATCGAAACCGACGAGGGATTTGAGAAACTAGTAAGTATCTTGGAGAAAGTTAGGTCCCAAATGTTTGACCTTGCAAATATGAGAGTGTTTGTGGTTTTGGATCATACTAAGATCGAACATCCACTTTCTTCATGGGAAAGCTTTATCAAGAAGgtagaagaaaagaagggCCTACCAGGTAAACTTGTTCCACTGCCATTGACCTCAAATGTACTATCTTTGGATGGACttaacaaagaaaaaaaatgtttcaTTGTCACAACACCTGGATCTGATTCCAGTTACATGTATTTACAAACGAAGGTGCCATTTGAATATGATAGTAAGGATGCATTCAAAATCATTCTTGGGGCTGAGTTTTTCCAATGTGTCGAAGGTCCTTTCTGGAAAGCCATAAGAGGAACGGGTCTAGCATATGGAGCAAACATGTACAAGAATTTTGAAACAGGACAGTTGACATTTAGCATTTACCGAGGTGTAGATACCCAAAAATGCTATGAAGCGGCTAGGAAAGTTGTCAGCGATTATTCCAACGGTGCACTTGCCATAAACGATGAAATGAAACGTGCAGCAGTATCGTCTGTTGTTAACATGTTAACAAATGGTCAATCAAATTACTTTGAAGCCGCAACAGCAGAATTCTTTAACATAAATTTATCCAGAAGAGGTCAAGACTACAGTAAACGGTTGATGAATGAAATTTCAAGTATCAGCACAGACGACTTGCTAtacattttcaacaagtaCTTCATTCCTGTATTTGATCCTTCTAGATCTATATGCTTTATTAGTTGCAATCCAGCTCAAGAAGAGAGCACAACTAAATACTTCAAGAATATTGGTTACAAGGTTTTTGTTGAGCATGTTTCACCCTCGGATGAAGACAATGTGGATGTGACTGAAGAGTCAAAATTATAG